A DNA window from Iodobacter ciconiae contains the following coding sequences:
- a CDS encoding EAL domain-containing protein, with the protein MPPLVAIKHRNGVISVPQGTLNDWPMAQFASTKDRGIVVKALGLELTSAFLAVFDTHTLQIIGEEALLRASIRRKALSAADVFKSAQSGGCLVEFDRLCRSLHLMNHLAGPNQRRTLFLNVYPELLMSSGIQHIEAFERILQDQGLSPADIVLEIFESTIPEGQISRLAQAIKNYRARGYQIAVDDYGFLSSNLSRLLALSPEIVKLDRVVINQLSQEHPVQAQKFLCQFVNRLHDMGSQVVIEGINSAEHLRLARESGANMLQGYFLSEPRYLNKENFVNALLS; encoded by the coding sequence ATGCCTCCTTTAGTTGCAATAAAACACCGTAATGGGGTAATCAGCGTTCCTCAGGGCACATTAAATGACTGGCCAATGGCGCAATTTGCCAGCACAAAAGATCGGGGCATTGTTGTTAAGGCCCTGGGCCTGGAGTTAACCAGTGCTTTTCTGGCTGTATTTGATACACACACCCTGCAAATTATCGGTGAAGAAGCCCTGCTCAGGGCCAGCATTCGTCGCAAAGCACTTTCGGCAGCAGATGTTTTTAAGAGCGCACAGAGCGGGGGCTGCCTGGTTGAATTTGACCGGCTCTGCCGCAGCCTGCACCTAATGAACCACCTGGCAGGCCCCAACCAGCGCCGCACTTTATTTTTAAATGTATATCCGGAATTACTGATGTCCTCCGGCATACAGCATATCGAGGCTTTTGAGCGTATTTTGCAAGATCAGGGCTTAAGTCCGGCTGATATTGTGCTGGAAATATTTGAATCAACCATCCCAGAGGGGCAAATCAGCCGCCTGGCTCAGGCGATAAAAAACTACCGTGCACGTGGTTACCAGATTGCTGTTGATGACTATGGTTTTCTAAGCAGTAACCTGAGCCGCCTGCTTGCGCTCAGCCCGGAAATAGTGAAACTTGATCGCGTGGTAATCAATCAACTCAGCCAGGAACACCCCGTCCAGGCACAAAAATTTTTATGCCAGTTTGTGAATCGCCTGCACGATATGGGGAGCCAGGTTGTGATTGAAGGAATTAATAGCGCAGAGCACCTACGCCTTGCCCGGGAGAGTGGCGCCAATATGCTACAGGGCTATTTTTTAAGCGAGCCCCGTTATCTAAACAAAGAAAACTTTGTAAATGCACTCCTCTCATAA
- the cysW gene encoding sulfate ABC transporter permease subunit CysW: MASTIQRSIVTTESRAIRYLLTGLALLFIGVFLVIPLASVFIEAFRQGWQLYLAALIEPDAVQAIKLTLIVAAISLPANLIFGIAAAWSIARFDFRGKSFLTTLIDLPFSVSPVVAGLIYVLMFGAQGWWGPWLIENDYKIIFAVPGIVLATIFVTFPFVARELIPLMEAQGSDEEQAAIVLGASSWQMFWRVTLPNIKWGLLYGVILANARAMGEFGAVSVVSGHIRGMTNTVPLHVEILYNEYNFIGAFACASILALLALLTLAAKSYVEWKGEQQAAADRRHAVEE; the protein is encoded by the coding sequence ATGGCTTCAACAATTCAACGCTCCATCGTTACCACCGAAAGCCGCGCCATTCGCTACCTGCTCACCGGTCTTGCACTGCTGTTTATTGGCGTTTTTCTGGTGATTCCGCTAGCGTCCGTTTTTATCGAAGCGTTTCGTCAGGGCTGGCAGCTTTATCTGGCAGCCCTTATAGAGCCAGACGCCGTGCAGGCCATCAAGCTGACACTAATCGTTGCTGCAATTTCACTCCCCGCCAATCTAATTTTTGGTATTGCCGCCGCATGGTCGATTGCCCGCTTTGATTTTCGCGGCAAAAGCTTTTTAACCACGCTGATTGATCTGCCGTTTTCAGTGTCCCCTGTTGTAGCGGGCCTGATCTATGTACTGATGTTTGGTGCGCAAGGCTGGTGGGGGCCGTGGCTGATTGAAAACGATTACAAAATTATCTTTGCCGTGCCCGGCATTGTGCTCGCCACGATCTTTGTTACCTTTCCCTTTGTGGCCCGTGAGCTGATTCCGCTGATGGAAGCACAAGGCTCAGATGAAGAGCAAGCCGCCATTGTGCTAGGCGCATCCAGCTGGCAGATGTTCTGGCGGGTGACGCTGCCCAATATTAAATGGGGCCTGCTCTACGGCGTGATTCTGGCCAATGCCCGTGCCATGGGTGAGTTTGGCGCTGTCTCGGTGGTATCCGGCCATATTCGCGGCATGACCAATACCGTGCCGCTGCATGTAGAGATTCTTTACAACGAATACAACTTTATCGGCGCATTCGCCTGCGCCTCCATCCTGGCACTCTTAGCCCTGCTTACCCTCGCGGCCAAAAGCTATGTGGAATGGAAAGGTGAGCAGCAAGCCGCAGCAGACCGGCGGCATGCGGTTGAAGAGTAG
- the cysT gene encoding sulfate ABC transporter permease subunit CysT, whose product MRFKQPSVLPGFNLSLGYTLFYLSIIVLLPLSALLIKTSALSWEHFWQIISEPRVVASYKLTFGASLLAALVNLFTGLLVAWVLVRYQFYGKRFIDAMVDLPFALPTAVAGIALATIYAPNGWIGQYLEPLGFKIAFTPIGIVIALTFVTLPFVVRTVQPVLQDLEHELEEAACSLGATRWQIFYKVIFPTILPALLTGFALAFARAIGEYGSVIFIAGNMPFVSEITPLMIISKLEQYDYLGATAIAVVMLVVSFALLLLINGLQWWAAKRLGRRK is encoded by the coding sequence ATGCGCTTCAAACAGCCAAGTGTGTTGCCGGGTTTTAATTTAAGCCTGGGCTACACACTGTTTTATTTATCGATCATCGTTCTGCTGCCGCTCTCTGCGCTGTTAATCAAGACCAGCGCACTCAGCTGGGAGCATTTCTGGCAGATTATCAGCGAGCCGCGCGTGGTGGCCTCTTATAAGCTGACTTTTGGCGCTTCCCTGCTGGCAGCGCTGGTGAATCTCTTTACCGGCCTCTTGGTAGCCTGGGTGCTGGTGCGCTATCAGTTTTATGGCAAACGCTTTATTGATGCCATGGTCGATCTGCCTTTTGCCCTGCCCACCGCCGTGGCCGGGATTGCCCTGGCAACCATTTACGCGCCCAACGGCTGGATCGGCCAATATCTGGAGCCGCTGGGTTTCAAGATTGCCTTCACCCCCATCGGCATCGTGATTGCACTAACCTTTGTGACCCTGCCTTTTGTGGTGCGCACAGTGCAGCCCGTGCTGCAAGATTTAGAGCACGAGCTGGAAGAAGCAGCCTGCAGCCTGGGAGCAACACGCTGGCAGATTTTTTACAAAGTGATCTTTCCTACCATCCTGCCAGCTTTGTTGACCGGCTTTGCGCTAGCCTTTGCCAGGGCAATTGGTGAATATGGCTCGGTGATTTTTATCGCGGGCAATATGCCCTTTGTTTCAGAAATCACCCCTCTGATGATTATTTCCAAGCTGGAGCAATACGATTATCTGGGCGCTACCGCCATTGCCGTAGTGATGCTGGTGGTGTCGTTTGCCCTGCTCTTACTAATTAACGGCCTGCAGTGGTGGGCAGCCAAACGACTGGGGAGGCGCAAATAA
- a CDS encoding EAL domain-containing protein: protein MPLKKQHGEAFERILQDQGLRPADVVLEVLESAISDAHETDLTHALQNYRQRGDRIALDNYSHASLYRLLPLSPDIAKLDKAFIHATDNNSKAQQLLGQQVKMLHGLDSQVVIEGIENTAQLTIAQESGADFLQGYFLAEPEYLDK from the coding sequence TTGCCGTTAAAAAAACAGCATGGCGAGGCGTTCGAGCGCATTTTGCAGGATCAGGGCTTAAGGCCTGCCGATGTGGTACTGGAAGTACTTGAATCCGCTATTTCTGACGCACATGAAACAGACCTTACCCATGCGCTGCAAAACTATCGTCAGCGTGGCGACCGGATTGCGCTGGATAATTACAGCCACGCCAGTCTCTACCGCCTATTGCCCCTATCTCCAGACATTGCAAAACTGGACAAAGCATTCATTCATGCCACGGATAACAACAGTAAGGCGCAGCAACTATTAGGCCAGCAGGTAAAAATGCTGCATGGGCTGGATAGTCAGGTTGTGATCGAAGGCATAGAAAACACAGCACAACTGACAATAGCTCAAGAAAGCGGTGCTGATTTCTTACAAGGCTATTTTCTGGCTGAACCCGAATACTTAGACAAGTAA
- a CDS encoding sulfate/molybdate ABC transporter ATP-binding protein, producing the protein MSIEVKNITKRFGAFTALDNLNLEVNSGELLALLGPSGCGKTTLLRVIAGLETPDQGQILFHGEDATDTHVRERQVGFVFQHYALFRHMTVFENVAFGLRVRTKKTRPSEAVIKEKVHALLNMVQLDWLADRFPAQLSGGQRQRIALARALAVEPKVLLLDEPFGALDTKVRKELRRWLRRLHDEMHITSVFVTHDQEEALEVADRVVVMNKGQIEQIGTPEQVYDTPATPFVYQFLGDVNLFHSRVHEGWAEVGGARFAAPDASSSAATVYVRPHEIDLSRVANASAIEGRIIHVRLLGATVRLEVEAANADIVEVELTRERQQEGQWKTGETVFLTPREAKVYAQAA; encoded by the coding sequence ATGAGTATCGAAGTTAAAAACATCACCAAACGCTTCGGCGCATTTACCGCGCTGGACAATCTGAATCTGGAAGTCAACTCGGGCGAGCTCTTGGCGCTGCTCGGGCCCTCTGGCTGCGGTAAAACGACCCTGCTGCGGGTAATTGCGGGGCTGGAAACACCGGATCAGGGGCAGATTTTATTTCATGGTGAAGACGCCACCGATACCCATGTAAGAGAGCGGCAAGTCGGCTTTGTTTTCCAGCATTACGCGCTGTTCCGGCATATGACGGTATTTGAAAATGTCGCCTTTGGCCTGCGCGTTCGCACAAAGAAAACCCGGCCCTCAGAAGCAGTCATCAAAGAAAAAGTTCATGCCCTGCTCAATATGGTGCAACTGGACTGGCTGGCCGATCGCTTTCCGGCTCAGTTATCCGGCGGGCAAAGACAGCGGATTGCCTTGGCACGCGCACTGGCAGTCGAGCCTAAAGTCTTGCTGCTGGACGAGCCTTTTGGTGCGCTCGACACCAAGGTTCGCAAAGAGCTGCGCCGCTGGTTGCGCCGCCTGCACGATGAAATGCATATCACCAGTGTATTTGTCACTCACGATCAGGAAGAGGCACTGGAAGTAGCCGATCGCGTAGTGGTAATGAATAAAGGCCAGATTGAGCAAATTGGCACACCCGAGCAGGTCTACGACACGCCCGCCACGCCCTTTGTTTACCAATTTTTAGGCGATGTAAATCTTTTCCACAGCCGAGTGCACGAAGGCTGGGCCGAAGTCGGCGGCGCACGCTTTGCAGCACCCGATGCAAGCAGTTCGGCAGCTACCGTATATGTGCGCCCGCATGAAATTGATCTCTCCCGCGTAGCCAATGCGTCTGCTATCGAGGGCAGGATTATCCATGTCCGGCTTTTAGGTGCCACCGTAAGACTGGAAGTTGAAGCCGCCAATGCCGACATCGTAGAGGTGGAGCTCACCCGCGAGCGCCAGCAAGAAGGCCAGTGGAAAACAGGTGAAACCGTGTTTCTTACACCAAGAGAAGCAAAAGTCTATGCACAAGCAGCATAA
- the rsmD gene encoding 16S rRNA (guanine(966)-N(2))-methyltransferase RsmD, which yields MAAQFKNQVRIIGGDYKRRLLKFPDAEGLRPTPDRVRETLFNWLGQECTNLVCLDLFSGSGALGFEAASRNARRVVMVERAKNVAASLKDNQALLGAANIEVIWGDALRFLDTTSERFDVVFLDPPFASDFLAQVLPKLPRILNEGAVIYAETANWPDREGWEIVKEGRAGQVKYALLRAVRGQS from the coding sequence ATGGCAGCACAGTTCAAAAACCAGGTTCGTATTATTGGCGGTGACTATAAGCGCCGTTTATTGAAGTTTCCTGATGCAGAAGGGCTGCGTCCGACGCCTGACCGGGTGCGTGAAACATTATTTAACTGGCTGGGGCAGGAGTGCACCAACCTCGTTTGCCTCGATCTTTTTTCCGGCAGCGGCGCGCTGGGTTTTGAGGCGGCATCAAGGAATGCCAGGCGTGTGGTGATGGTAGAGCGTGCTAAAAACGTAGCTGCCAGCCTAAAAGATAACCAAGCTTTGCTGGGGGCTGCCAATATTGAGGTGATCTGGGGCGATGCTTTGCGCTTTTTAGACACAACCAGCGAGCGTTTTGATGTGGTGTTTTTAGATCCGCCTTTTGCTTCAGATTTTTTAGCGCAAGTATTACCAAAACTACCACGCATCCTGAATGAAGGTGCCGTGATTTATGCTGAAACGGCCAACTGGCCGGATAGAGAAGGCTGGGAAATCGTCAAAGAAGGCCGGGCCGGGCAAGTAAAATACGCTTTGCTGCGCGCGGTGAGGGGGCAGAGTTAA
- a CDS encoding sulfate ABC transporter substrate-binding protein: MRLKSLLVAIALSTTLPAFADSTLLNVSYDVMRDFYKDYNPAFAKYWKAKSGEDITLQMSHGGSSKQARSVIDGLQADVVTMNQHNDIDAIADKAKLLPADWAKRLPNDAAPFTSLQVLIVRKGNPKGIKDWNDLTKPGVGVIVPNPKTSGNGRYTYLAAWGYAAKLPGGNDAKAREFVASVFKNIPVLDAGGRAATTTFMQRQIGDVLVTFENEAEMIAKEFGRGNFEVVYPSVSIEAEPPVAIIDKVVDKKGTRKQAEEYLKYLWSPAGQEIAAQNYLRPRDKAIAAKYAKQFPAIKLFAIEEFGGWQKTQKTHFDDGAIYDQIAASIAKR, translated from the coding sequence ATGCGTCTTAAATCCCTGCTTGTCGCCATTGCACTGAGCACCACTCTGCCTGCCTTTGCCGACAGCACTCTGCTGAATGTGTCTTACGACGTCATGCGTGATTTTTACAAAGATTACAATCCCGCCTTTGCCAAATACTGGAAAGCCAAATCCGGCGAAGACATCACCCTGCAAATGTCGCACGGCGGCTCCAGCAAACAGGCGCGCTCGGTGATCGACGGCCTGCAAGCCGATGTCGTCACCATGAATCAGCACAACGATATCGACGCCATCGCGGATAAAGCCAAATTACTGCCTGCCGACTGGGCCAAGCGCCTGCCGAACGACGCAGCGCCCTTTACCAGCTTGCAGGTACTGATCGTTCGCAAGGGCAACCCGAAAGGCATTAAAGACTGGAATGATTTAACAAAACCCGGCGTTGGCGTAATCGTTCCCAACCCAAAAACCTCGGGCAATGGCCGCTACACCTATCTGGCGGCATGGGGCTATGCCGCCAAACTACCAGGTGGCAACGATGCTAAAGCACGGGAATTTGTCGCCAGCGTATTCAAAAACATCCCCGTGCTGGATGCCGGTGGCCGCGCCGCCACCACTACCTTTATGCAGCGCCAGATTGGCGATGTGCTGGTGACCTTTGAAAACGAAGCCGAAATGATCGCCAAAGAATTTGGCCGTGGCAATTTTGAGGTGGTTTACCCCAGCGTCTCGATCGAAGCCGAGCCACCGGTGGCCATCATCGATAAAGTAGTCGATAAAAAAGGCACGCGTAAGCAGGCAGAAGAATATCTGAAATATCTGTGGAGCCCGGCAGGCCAGGAAATCGCCGCGCAAAACTATCTGCGCCCAAGAGACAAAGCCATCGCAGCCAAATACGCCAAGCAATTCCCGGCAATTAAATTATTCGCCATCGAAGAATTCGGCGGCTGGCAAAAAACCCAGAAAACCCACTTTGACGACGGAGCAATTTACGACCAGATCGCAGCAAGCATTGCTAAGCGCTAA
- a CDS encoding sulfate ABC transporter substrate-binding protein, producing MKLITSLILSIASSSIFAASVEILNVSYDPTRELYQDYNKAFASYWKKKTGDDVTVRQSHGGSGKQARSVLDGLQADVVTLALAYDIDELATPAKLLDPAWQKKLPDNASPYTSTIVFLVKKGNPKGIKDWADLIKNDVKVITPNPKTSGGARWNYLAAWGWAKKTYGSDDKARDYVQKLFKNVPVLDTGARGATTTFTQRGIGDVLLAWENEAELVVKEVGKDKFEIIAPSYSIKAEPPVAVVDKVVDKKGTRKVAEEYLKYLYSKEGQEIIAQNYYRPIDPATAAKYAKQFPKVTQFDIDDVFGGWAKAQKNHFSDGGTFDQIYQPSK from the coding sequence ATGAAACTCATCACCAGCTTAATTCTTAGCATTGCCAGCAGCAGCATTTTTGCAGCTTCAGTTGAAATCCTGAATGTCTCTTACGACCCTACCCGCGAGCTTTATCAGGATTACAACAAGGCCTTTGCCAGCTACTGGAAGAAAAAAACCGGTGATGATGTCACTGTGCGCCAATCGCATGGTGGCTCGGGCAAGCAAGCTCGCTCGGTACTGGATGGCTTGCAGGCCGATGTAGTCACGCTGGCTCTGGCTTACGATATTGACGAGCTGGCCACCCCTGCTAAATTGCTCGATCCTGCATGGCAAAAAAAGCTGCCAGACAATGCCTCGCCTTATACCTCGACCATTGTGTTCCTCGTTAAAAAAGGCAATCCCAAAGGGATTAAAGATTGGGCAGATCTGATCAAAAACGATGTCAAAGTCATTACGCCTAATCCTAAAACCAGCGGCGGTGCGCGCTGGAATTATCTGGCCGCCTGGGGCTGGGCCAAGAAAACCTACGGCTCGGACGATAAAGCCCGCGATTATGTGCAAAAACTCTTCAAAAATGTCCCCGTACTGGATACCGGTGCGCGCGGTGCCACCACCACCTTTACCCAGCGTGGTATTGGCGACGTCTTGCTGGCCTGGGAAAACGAAGCCGAATTAGTGGTTAAAGAAGTAGGCAAAGATAAATTTGAAATAATCGCCCCGAGCTACTCGATCAAGGCCGAGCCACCTGTAGCCGTGGTCGATAAAGTGGTCGATAAAAAAGGCACCCGCAAAGTAGCCGAGGAATATCTGAAGTATCTGTATTCCAAAGAAGGTCAGGAAATCATCGCGCAAAACTACTACCGCCCGATCGACCCTGCCACAGCGGCCAAATACGCCAAGCAATTCCCGAAAGTAACGCAGTTTGATATCGACGACGTATTCGGCGGCTGGGCCAAAGCGCAAAAAAACCACTTCAGCGACGGCGGCACGTTTGACCAGATTTATCAGCCGAGTAAGTAA
- a CDS encoding putative bifunctional diguanylate cyclase/phosphodiesterase, with protein MNNELDSDSGIYAALEASLITMDLEGYITGWNHGAGLLFGYAADEVLGKHILLLYADTADEEEEDFFNEVIANGHAEMDVRRRRKDGSHFWAHLHLTLVRNKVGLPTRLIGYVRDISSQLANEERSRLYTRIIEYAREAIVITDSNKLIVSVNNAYLKITGRSCAEVLGTIPSFLKKKYSSKSIEATLKAMGHWEGELWDSRAGGEVFPAWLTISAVQTSYGSVSHYFVVFSDLTEKRLAEEKIHKLAYYDTLTNLPNRAMLFSLLAQSLAEAKRKKKHGSLLCFNINSFKNINDSFGHSEADILLTELAKRIRVALREEDVVSRFSGDEFYIALFEIEKRDDAILVARRILQATAAPFYLKNQEIVLLSHIGISIYPDDGYHAETLINNATVAMQRAKKNNQNYLFYSSEMNRRSLDRIKLEAELHHALDLNQFELFFQPQIDLPSKKIMGAEALIRWRHPQKGMIPPSSFIPFAEETGLIVAIGSWVLNEAISQIAEWKKSGLKLNRLAINLSALQFKPQLPDELSAILSYHKIPAELVELELTESLLMGNGQSGLLNQLHSSGFSLALDDFGTGYSNLAYLQHYPIDYLKIDQSFVQALPDNLHSAAIVRSIVDIASNLGLKLIAEGVETKAQADYLAQLGCHLIQGYYYYKPMCAADFTQLLIKQQGKESPTLRKPKP; from the coding sequence ATGAATAACGAGCTGGACAGCGATTCTGGCATTTATGCGGCACTTGAGGCGTCGCTGATCACCATGGATCTGGAAGGCTATATCACCGGCTGGAACCATGGTGCCGGGTTACTGTTTGGCTATGCTGCAGATGAAGTGCTGGGCAAGCATATTCTGCTTTTGTATGCCGATACTGCAGACGAGGAAGAAGAAGACTTTTTTAATGAAGTCATTGCCAATGGCCATGCCGAAATGGATGTAAGGCGACGACGTAAAGACGGTAGTCATTTCTGGGCCCACCTGCACCTTACACTGGTGCGCAATAAGGTGGGCCTGCCCACAAGACTGATCGGCTATGTAAGAGATATCAGCAGCCAGCTTGCCAATGAAGAGCGCAGCCGGCTTTACACCCGCATCATCGAATACGCCCGCGAGGCCATTGTAATTACCGATAGCAATAAGCTGATTGTGAGTGTAAACAACGCTTATTTAAAAATTACCGGCCGAAGTTGTGCCGAAGTACTGGGAACCATCCCCAGTTTTTTAAAAAAGAAATACAGCAGCAAAAGCATTGAAGCCACTCTTAAAGCTATGGGGCACTGGGAAGGTGAATTATGGGATAGCCGCGCAGGCGGAGAAGTTTTCCCAGCCTGGCTAACCATCAGCGCAGTACAAACCAGCTACGGCTCGGTCAGCCATTATTTTGTGGTTTTTTCCGATCTCACCGAAAAACGCCTTGCCGAAGAAAAAATTCATAAACTGGCTTATTACGATACCCTCACCAATTTGCCCAACCGCGCCATGTTGTTCTCCCTACTGGCGCAATCTTTAGCAGAGGCCAAACGTAAGAAAAAACACGGCTCGCTGCTCTGCTTTAATATCAATAGCTTTAAAAATATTAACGACTCATTCGGCCACTCGGAAGCCGATATACTATTAACTGAGCTGGCCAAAAGAATCAGGGTCGCATTACGCGAAGAAGACGTCGTCTCCCGCTTCAGTGGTGATGAATTTTATATTGCGCTATTTGAAATAGAAAAAAGAGATGATGCAATCCTGGTAGCAAGACGTATTTTACAAGCAACGGCAGCTCCATTTTATTTAAAAAACCAGGAAATTGTTTTATTAAGCCATATTGGCATCAGCATCTATCCAGATGATGGCTATCATGCCGAAACGCTCATCAATAACGCCACAGTGGCCATGCAACGAGCAAAGAAAAATAATCAGAATTATCTGTTTTATTCCAGCGAAATGAACCGCCGCTCACTTGACCGAATAAAACTTGAAGCTGAATTGCATCATGCCCTGGATCTCAATCAATTCGAATTATTCTTTCAGCCGCAAATAGATTTGCCCAGTAAAAAAATAATGGGCGCAGAAGCGTTGATACGCTGGCGGCACCCGCAAAAAGGCATGATTCCACCTTCAAGTTTTATTCCTTTCGCCGAAGAAACAGGGCTAATTGTTGCTATTGGCAGCTGGGTACTCAATGAAGCAATCAGCCAGATTGCCGAATGGAAAAAATCCGGATTAAAATTAAACCGGCTGGCCATTAATTTATCTGCCCTGCAATTTAAACCCCAGCTGCCGGATGAGCTAAGCGCCATTTTAAGTTATCATAAAATTCCTGCAGAATTGGTCGAGCTGGAGTTAACAGAAAGTCTATTGATGGGCAATGGCCAATCCGGCCTGCTGAATCAATTACACAGCTCCGGCTTTAGCCTGGCACTGGATGATTTTGGCACTGGTTATTCTAATCTGGCTTATTTGCAGCATTACCCGATTGATTATTTAAAAATCGATCAGTCTTTTGTCCAGGCCTTGCCAGACAATCTGCATTCGGCTGCAATTGTGCGCTCTATTGTAGATATCGCTAGCAATCTGGGATTAAAACTTATCGCCGAAGGCGTAGAAACTAAAGCCCAGGCTGACTACCTGGCACAATTAGGCTGCCATTTAATTCAAGGCTATTACTACTACAAACCCATGTGCGCTGCAGACTTTACTCAATTACTGATTAAGCAGCAGGGCAAAGAAAGCCCTACACTTAGAAAACCCAAACCTTGA
- a CDS encoding HDOD domain-containing protein: protein MLFEPVWNTENQWVALRAHADGPQLALLAPMLADSVLAKLPCLWESSDGTLPANLPEPHPFVVLLNNNELALPHPQTSRRLLTAPSEDPCLIAGVTTLPGQLPPKVWLTGTWLLSPQKIDSRPNPSKPVLLELLGLITSDADTSAIEGVIAKAPQLVFSLLRLVNSVAVGGGTHAESLRQAVAILGRRQLQRWLQLLLYAEQFGADSGTPPLLLLAALRAKRLEGWAGSSALPGVKPDAAFMAGMLSLLDRLFGQPLTEILSPLPLSPELRAGLLAGEGAIGNAIKALIAIEAADNTQLASLLPDTHSASWLKSEISACHWVRKLLASADT, encoded by the coding sequence ATGCTATTCGAACCTGTTTGGAATACAGAAAATCAGTGGGTTGCTTTACGTGCCCATGCAGATGGCCCCCAGCTGGCCTTGCTGGCCCCAATGCTAGCCGACTCTGTACTCGCAAAACTCCCATGTCTGTGGGAAAGCAGCGATGGAACACTCCCCGCAAACTTGCCAGAGCCGCATCCCTTTGTGGTGCTCCTCAATAATAATGAGCTGGCACTGCCCCATCCTCAAACCTCACGCAGATTACTCACAGCCCCCAGCGAAGACCCCTGCCTGATTGCCGGAGTTACCACCCTGCCTGGCCAATTACCACCTAAAGTATGGCTGACAGGTACCTGGCTGCTGTCACCACAAAAAATCGACAGCCGCCCCAACCCCAGCAAACCTGTGCTGCTTGAATTACTCGGCTTAATCACCAGTGATGCCGATACGTCAGCCATCGAAGGCGTGATTGCCAAAGCGCCGCAGCTGGTCTTTAGCTTATTAAGACTGGTCAACTCGGTAGCCGTCGGTGGCGGAACCCACGCCGAAAGCCTTCGGCAAGCCGTCGCCATCCTTGGCCGGCGCCAGCTGCAACGCTGGCTACAGCTTTTGCTCTATGCCGAACAATTCGGAGCCGACAGTGGCACCCCGCCGCTGCTGCTGCTTGCGGCATTACGGGCTAAACGTTTGGAAGGCTGGGCCGGCAGCAGTGCACTGCCCGGAGTCAAACCCGATGCAGCCTTTATGGCAGGGATGCTGTCTTTGCTTGATCGCCTGTTTGGCCAGCCTCTTACAGAGATCCTCAGCCCGCTACCACTCAGCCCCGAACTTCGCGCTGGTTTACTCGCAGGAGAAGGGGCTATCGGCAATGCCATCAAAGCACTTATCGCCATTGAAGCCGCAGACAACACACAGCTCGCCAGCCTGCTGCCTGACACCCACTCAGCCAGCTGGCTAAAGTCCGAAATCAGCGCCTGTCACTGGGTCAGAAAACTACTGGCGTCGGCGGATACATGA